A window of Candidatus Poribacteria bacterium contains these coding sequences:
- a CDS encoding sugar phosphate isomerase/epimerase, whose amino-acid sequence MKKGICIGSLPGNATEARFKLAKEAGFDGVEINTLVNDADRHEIKAIAIQHQLEVFSVMNSKHWACPLSDADDTVRAESRDGMLDSIATATAVGADTVLLVPAVVNEATHYEAAYERSQAEIRKLIPEASEKGITIAIENVWNKFLLSPMEFSRYLDEFEHETVTAYFDVGNIVLYGYPQHWVRSLGNRISKVHIKGFNANETRFTYLIEDCTIDWNAVMAALEDIGYDDYMTAELPVDGDNPEGRVHSISDDMDRIIAGNV is encoded by the coding sequence ATGAAAAAGGGAATATGTATCGGCTCATTACCCGGTAACGCAACGGAAGCACGGTTTAAACTCGCGAAAGAAGCCGGTTTTGACGGTGTTGAAATTAATACCCTCGTAAATGATGCCGACCGGCACGAGATAAAGGCGATCGCAATACAGCATCAATTGGAAGTATTCAGTGTGATGAATAGCAAACACTGGGCGTGTCCACTTTCCGATGCCGACGACACGGTTCGTGCTGAATCACGAGACGGAATGCTTGACTCCATAGCGACCGCAACGGCTGTCGGGGCAGACACGGTGCTACTCGTTCCAGCTGTCGTCAATGAAGCGACCCACTATGAAGCGGCGTATGAACGTTCACAGGCAGAAATTCGAAAATTGATCCCAGAGGCATCCGAAAAAGGCATTACAATCGCCATTGAGAACGTTTGGAATAAATTTCTACTCAGTCCGATGGAATTTTCGCGGTATCTCGACGAATTTGAGCATGAAACCGTAACAGCCTATTTTGACGTGGGTAACATCGTGTTGTATGGATATCCACAGCACTGGGTCCGATCTCTTGGGAATCGGATTTCTAAAGTACATATCAAGGGGTTCAATGCAAATGAGACCCGGTTCACCTATCTGATTGAAGACTGCACAATCGATTGGAATGCTGTCATGGCAGCACTCGAAGATATCGGATATGACGACTATATGACCGCGGAACTCCCCGTTGACGGAGACAATCCGGAGGGCAGAGTGCATAGTATCAGCGATGATATGGACAGGATTATCGCTGGAAACGTTTAA
- a CDS encoding tetratricopeptide repeat protein → MKTLITFFALLISLSSIHGWCDVERELNNRLERAVRHLDAERYDLALAEFQSIRKEFATSESVGSLAECYIGIVYQELNSLSEAVAAYQSALALKAPQDVHGTAHLHLGIVYKTQGESTLAENHLRQALALLPETAEGHIHLGDVYVLQHRLDAAESAYREGIRLNPDHTESYYGLGRVSELQNRLQQAMEYYDAALLRNQYLSQAHYRRALTYRRLGNSEQAAAAMAQFRHLKTYEDAVHAYREALYLNPNLPVLYIKLGELHETYDNLTAAVQIYETATQAHPSYVPAYTHLGEVFIKQRAFEKAALAYQKSTEIAPNDSQVWLKLGVIYINQQQFDPAIAAFKQAIVVDNTAAEAYNNLARLYAGLGKDIQQAIDLAKHAVSLEPTARYYDTLAYTYYRNTQYAEASEAIHRALALAPDVDAYNKLLLKIQAAQKEK, encoded by the coding sequence ATGAAAACCTTAATCACCTTCTTCGCTCTCCTCATTTCACTTTCATCCATACACGGATGGTGCGATGTTGAACGGGAACTCAACAACAGACTTGAACGTGCGGTGCGCCACCTTGACGCGGAACGGTACGACTTGGCACTCGCCGAATTTCAAAGCATCCGAAAAGAATTTGCGACATCAGAGAGCGTTGGGAGTCTCGCCGAATGTTATATCGGTATTGTTTATCAGGAACTCAACAGTTTAAGCGAGGCAGTAGCAGCATATCAGAGCGCTTTGGCACTAAAGGCACCGCAGGATGTGCATGGAACCGCACACCTTCATTTAGGCATCGTTTACAAGACCCAAGGCGAATCAACACTTGCCGAAAACCATCTCAGACAAGCACTTGCCCTGCTCCCTGAAACCGCGGAAGGACACATCCATCTCGGTGATGTGTATGTGCTGCAACACCGATTGGACGCAGCCGAAAGTGCTTATCGTGAGGGTATCCGTTTAAATCCGGATCATACTGAATCCTATTACGGATTGGGAAGGGTGTCAGAACTCCAGAATCGTCTACAACAGGCAATGGAATATTACGATGCCGCGCTCCTGCGAAATCAATATCTGTCGCAGGCACACTACCGGCGCGCCCTCACCTATCGACGGCTCGGAAACAGTGAACAAGCCGCGGCTGCCATGGCACAGTTTCGACACCTAAAAACTTACGAGGACGCAGTCCATGCGTATCGCGAGGCACTCTATCTCAATCCGAATCTACCGGTGCTCTACATCAAATTGGGAGAACTTCACGAGACGTATGACAATTTAACGGCAGCCGTCCAGATTTACGAGACGGCTACACAGGCGCATCCATCTTATGTGCCAGCGTATACGCATCTCGGCGAAGTCTTTATCAAACAGCGAGCCTTTGAAAAAGCGGCATTGGCATATCAGAAGTCCACAGAAATCGCACCAAACGACTCACAGGTATGGCTGAAGTTAGGAGTTATCTATATCAACCAACAGCAGTTTGATCCAGCGATTGCAGCGTTCAAGCAGGCAATCGTTGTAGATAACACAGCAGCGGAAGCCTATAACAACTTGGCGCGTCTTTATGCCGGACTCGGTAAAGACATACAGCAGGCAATTGACTTGGCAAAGCACGCTGTCTCCTTGGAACCGACCGCAAGATACTACGATACACTCGCATACACCTACTACCGCAACACACAATATGCGGAAGCTTCGGAAGCGATTCATCGTGCCCTCGCACTGGCACCAGATGTAGACGCATATAACAAACTCCTATTAAAAATTCAAGCCGCACAAAAGGAAAAATAG
- a CDS encoding LamG domain-containing protein has product MRRLLMRLVMYVLTVALLIIGSALSTDARNVEDKGLILYFSFDEAKGGNLVDGTGGGNDGEIVDGAKIVKDEVVYGSGAMLFAKGADSVQVDSFKELEDYTDNTYLFWLNFTDPNSGGWDQIIAKKAPGSDRSPGIWTCNRVPLHIHYRFNPGNAGTHCAGPDGENDTFDENKWYHIAGVKDGAELKFYVDGKEVVKIAVPKDHAQGAEKLYIGRTGYNAAKFYIDDLYVYDRALNDKEVVSVMDGELLPVEPGDKVSTTWGQLKKNRD; this is encoded by the coding sequence ATGAGGAGGTTACTCATGCGTTTAGTTATGTATGTACTTACCGTTGCCCTATTAATAATAGGCAGCGCGCTCTCTACAGATGCCCGAAATGTCGAAGATAAAGGTTTAATCCTTTACTTCAGTTTTGATGAAGCGAAAGGTGGAAATCTTGTAGATGGGACCGGTGGTGGAAATGATGGTGAAATCGTTGATGGTGCGAAGATTGTCAAAGATGAAGTCGTCTACGGCAGTGGCGCAATGCTATTTGCAAAAGGTGCGGACAGTGTGCAGGTCGATTCCTTCAAAGAATTAGAGGATTATACGGACAACACGTATCTCTTCTGGCTCAACTTTACGGATCCGAACTCAGGGGGCTGGGATCAAATTATTGCCAAAAAAGCCCCCGGCTCTGACCGTTCTCCCGGGATATGGACCTGTAACCGTGTGCCGCTGCATATCCACTATCGGTTTAATCCCGGTAACGCAGGCACGCACTGCGCGGGGCCCGATGGAGAAAACGACACTTTTGATGAGAATAAATGGTATCACATTGCAGGGGTCAAAGATGGTGCCGAATTGAAGTTCTATGTTGATGGAAAAGAAGTTGTGAAGATAGCTGTTCCGAAGGATCACGCCCAAGGCGCAGAGAAACTTTACATCGGTAGAACGGGTTATAACGCCGCGAAGTTCTACATCGACGATCTCTACGTCTACGACAGAGCCCTCAACGATAAAGAGGTGGTAAGCGTTATGGACGGGGAACTGCTGCCTGTTGAACCTGGGGACAAGGTCTCCACGACGTGGGGACAACTGAAAAAAAATCGTGACTAA
- a CDS encoding LamG domain-containing protein — translation MRLILYLFAVAVLMVGSALTTHAVVQDDGLILYFSFDDAKNGTVMDETGGGNDGAIDGAEIATDQVVYGNGSLLCDDGNDGVSVDSFPALEEYIDNSYLFWLNFTDVNSGAWNQIIAKKAPGSDRSPGIWTCNRASLHIHYRFNPGNQGTLCAGPDGEDDEFAVGDWHHIAGIKEGDKLRFYVDGEEVVEQTVPASHAQGAEKLYIGKTGYASALFYIDDLYVYDRAVSADEVAIVMDGGLLTPVEPQNKLATTWGHLKTRRD, via the coding sequence GTGCGTTTAATCTTGTATCTATTCGCCGTTGCCGTCCTAATGGTAGGCAGCGCGCTCACTACACACGCCGTAGTCCAAGACGATGGCTTAATCCTTTACTTCAGTTTCGACGATGCCAAAAATGGAACAGTTATGGATGAAACAGGCGGCGGAAATGATGGGGCGATTGATGGAGCAGAGATTGCCACCGATCAAGTCGTCTACGGCAACGGATCGTTGCTATGCGATGACGGTAATGACGGTGTATCGGTCGATTCTTTTCCAGCATTAGAAGAGTATATAGACAATTCCTATCTCTTCTGGCTCAATTTCACCGATGTGAATTCCGGCGCGTGGAATCAAATTATAGCAAAAAAAGCACCCGGTTCTGACCGTTCTCCCGGGATATGGACCTGTAACCGCGCCAGTTTGCATATCCACTACCGCTTCAATCCGGGTAACCAAGGCACCCTCTGTGCAGGACCCGATGGCGAAGATGACGAATTTGCAGTCGGCGACTGGCATCACATCGCAGGGATCAAAGAGGGCGACAAGTTGAGGTTCTATGTCGATGGAGAAGAAGTCGTGGAACAGACTGTTCCGGCGAGCCACGCCCAAGGTGCAGAAAAACTCTATATCGGTAAAACAGGGTATGCCTCGGCACTCTTTTATATTGATGACCTTTATGTCTACGATAGAGCCGTCAGTGCTGATGAGGTGGCAATTGTCATGGACGGAGGTCTTCTCACGCCTGTGGAACCCCAAAACAAACTCGCTACCACGTGGGGACACCTGAAAACACGTCGTGATTAA
- a CDS encoding NAD(P)H-dependent oxidoreductase, whose amino-acid sequence MQSTDDLSIYVVAICGSLRQGSSTHAALQIALSAAKAAGAEVELLELGEYDLVFQGSVASESDYPPGVFKLREKVKRAHGILLGSPEYHGSFSGVLKSALDLMGFDEFENKVIGLIGVSGGRMGAVNALSMLRTVGTALHAWVVPNDVSIPNSSEAFDADGNLYDTELTARVKAVGEQVTEFAALRNSV is encoded by the coding sequence ATGCAGAGTACCGATGATCTATCTATCTATGTTGTTGCCATCTGTGGGAGTCTGCGACAGGGCAGCTCGACGCATGCTGCGCTCCAAATTGCACTCTCCGCAGCGAAAGCCGCGGGTGCCGAGGTTGAGTTGCTTGAACTCGGCGAATACGACCTCGTCTTCCAAGGTTCTGTGGCGAGCGAAAGTGATTACCCGCCTGGGGTTTTCAAGTTACGGGAAAAGGTGAAACGCGCACATGGTATACTTCTCGGATCGCCTGAATACCACGGGAGCTTCAGCGGTGTCCTTAAAAGTGCACTCGATTTGATGGGATTCGATGAATTTGAGAATAAGGTAATTGGGCTCATCGGTGTATCCGGGGGACGCATGGGTGCGGTGAACGCGCTTTCTATGTTGCGGACGGTAGGCACTGCCCTTCACGCATGGGTTGTCCCGAACGATGTATCAATCCCGAACTCATCTGAGGCGTTTGATGCGGACGGTAATTTATACGATACTGAATTGACGGCGCGCGTCAAAGCGGTAGGCGAACAGGTTACTGAATTCGCTGCACTTCGGAATTCAGTATAA